The Raphanus sativus cultivar WK10039 chromosome 2, ASM80110v3, whole genome shotgun sequence DNA segment GTCGTTCGTCTCGTTCTAAACGGCGTCGGACTCAGGGGAAGTTTCTCACCGGAGACTCTCACTCGCCTTGACCAGCTCCGTGTTCTTAGCCTCGAAGATAACTCCCTCTCTGGCTCCATACCTGATCTGTCTCCCCTCGTCAACCTCAGAACCCTAACCCTAAGAAGAAACGGTTTCTCCGGTTCTCTCCCTCCCTCGCTTCTCTCTCTCCGTCGTTTGATCGTGCTCGATCTCTCGTATAACAATTTCTCCGGCGAGATTCCGTCTGATATAAACGCGTTGACGCGGCTCGGTTCTTTGAATCTTGAGTTTAATCGATTCAGCGGCGAACTCCCGCCGCTGAATCAGTCGTACATGACGGCGTTTAACGTCTCCGGTAATAACCTCACCGGGAAGATTCCGGTGACGGCGACTCTGTTACGTTTCAACGCGTCGTCGTTTTCGCCCAACGCTGGTGGTCTCTGCGGTGAGATCATCAACAGATCATGCGGCTCACTTTCTCCCCCGTTTTTCGACTCGTCCAAACCTAACGCCACGTCATCATCTTCGTCGCAACCGCCTCAAACCGCTCAGAACGGTGAAGCAACGTTGCCGACTCTTCCAGGTTCATCAGCTAATAATAGAAAGGGTAAAAGTGGATGGTTAGTGCTCGGTTTCACCATTGGCCTCGCGTCGCTAGTAGTCATCGGTCTCTGCCTCGTTGTGTACTCGCTGGTTATCAAGAACCGtagagatgatgatgacgacgtGACGATGTTTCAACCGAATCCAAAAGGAGATACTACGCAACCACCAAGCGAATCTCTCACATCCACACAAGCCGTTCCCGCCTCGAGTATCAAACCACTGAAGCGTGAGGAGGAAGTCAAGATCCAAATCCAAGCGCCGATGCAAAAGAGAGTCCCTAGAAGCGGAGATCTGATATTCTGCGGCGACGTTGATGAATCAGGAGAAGGCATGTACACGTTAGACCAGCTGATGCGAGCTTCGGCTGAGCTTTTGGGAAGAGGATCTGTAGGGACGACTTATAAGGCGGTGATGGTTAACCAGATGATCGTGACGGTGAAGAGATTTGCACCTTCCAAAACAGCGGTTACTTCGGATCTGGAGTTTGAGAATCACATGGAGAAAGTGGGTAGGCTCAGGCACCCGAACCTCGTGCCTACAAAAGCTTATTTTCAGTCAAACGGAGAGAGACTTGTCATCTACGATTACCAACCTAACGGAAGTCTCTTCAATCTTATTCACGGTAACGTTTCATCTTctctttaaagtttttattaggGTTTAAGCTCTCTACTCACTGAGTCACCACCGAGTTTAGTTACCACT contains these protein-coding regions:
- the LOC108840332 gene encoding probable inactive receptor kinase At5g67200, with product MTLFFLYSLLFLLLRFSAAYPLPATDYFNSLLPSDAVALLSFKSTADLDGKLLYSLTEPYDYCQWRGVECSQDRVVRLVLNGVGLRGSFSPETLTRLDQLRVLSLEDNSLSGSIPDLSPLVNLRTLTLRRNGFSGSLPPSLLSLRRLIVLDLSYNNFSGEIPSDINALTRLGSLNLEFNRFSGELPPLNQSYMTAFNVSGNNLTGKIPVTATLLRFNASSFSPNAGGLCGEIINRSCGSLSPPFFDSSKPNATSSSSSQPPQTAQNGEATLPTLPGSSANNRKGKSGWLVLGFTIGLASLVVIGLCLVVYSLVIKNRRDDDDDVTMFQPNPKGDTTQPPSESLTSTQAVPASSIKPLKREEEVKIQIQAPMQKRVPRSGDLIFCGDVDESGEGMYTLDQLMRASAELLGRGSVGTTYKAVMVNQMIVTVKRFAPSKTAVTSDLEFENHMEKVGRLRHPNLVPTKAYFQSNGERLVIYDYQPNGSLFNLIHGSRTSKTKPLHWTSCLKIAEDVAQALYYIHQSSAKFHGNLKSTNILLGHDFEACLTDYCLSVLIDSSVPPSDPDIASYTAPEIRKSTNSPTSKCDVYSFGVFLLELLTGKPASRQPFMAENDMLDWVRAMRQEDKKSKEENGLEMMTQTACLCRVTSPDKRPTMREVIKMIQDIKESVVITEENDKFQYS